A genomic region of Halobacteriovorax sp. DA5 contains the following coding sequences:
- a CDS encoding chemotaxis protein CheW, whose product MENETTDVTKRYLEFKLGDEHYAIPLLQVRELISVPETTNVPFSPSYYVGIMNLRGQVISIIDLRTRLGVKPAESNEEAVIIVEFGQLCLGIVVDNICKVLSVDEEQIQEVASVETKKRDRLNKVYRHNESLIQLVDLESILNIDEINGLAKKAA is encoded by the coding sequence ATGGAAAATGAAACAACTGATGTAACAAAAAGGTACTTAGAATTTAAACTTGGGGATGAACACTATGCAATCCCACTTCTACAAGTAAGAGAACTTATCTCTGTTCCTGAAACAACAAATGTACCATTTAGTCCTAGTTACTATGTCGGAATTATGAACTTACGTGGACAAGTAATTTCAATTATTGATCTACGCACGAGGCTGGGTGTTAAACCTGCTGAATCTAATGAAGAGGCCGTGATTATTGTTGAGTTTGGTCAGCTATGCTTAGGTATTGTTGTTGATAATATTTGCAAGGTTCTATCTGTTGATGAAGAACAGATTCAAGAAGTTGCTTCTGTAGAAACAAAGAAACGTGACCGCTTAAACAAGGTATATCGTCATAACGAATCTTTAATTCAATTAGTTGATCTTGAATCAATTTTGAATATCGATGAAATTAATGGCCTAGCTAAGAAAGCTGCATAA
- a CDS encoding succinate dehydrogenase cytochrome b subunit — translation MLFFRKYILAFTGLFLCLFLIVHLGGNLILLLPKFHAQSLYNLYSHTLAENLLIKVVSIFLYLAILIHTYMAVRVTIKNSRSQGVDYAFKDNSEVTTWTSQNMGLLGFIILIFIVVHMGNFWARVKLGFGQSIPIDSSGHKDIYLITTQLFKNPFYVIFYSLLMIPLGAHINHGLSSAFKTLGFYRLKHIQVLDKCSRFFSLIITFGFAIIPIVIFIREKL, via the coding sequence ATGTTGTTTTTTAGAAAGTATATCTTAGCATTTACTGGTTTATTCTTGTGCTTATTTCTTATTGTTCATCTCGGTGGAAACTTAATTTTACTATTGCCTAAATTTCACGCTCAATCTCTTTATAATTTGTATTCACATACATTGGCAGAAAATCTTCTTATCAAAGTCGTCTCAATTTTTCTCTATTTGGCTATTTTGATTCATACATATATGGCGGTACGAGTAACGATAAAAAATTCACGCTCACAAGGAGTTGATTACGCTTTTAAAGATAATAGTGAAGTGACGACTTGGACTTCCCAAAATATGGGGCTTCTTGGATTCATTATATTAATATTTATTGTTGTTCACATGGGAAATTTTTGGGCACGAGTGAAGTTAGGCTTTGGACAGAGCATTCCGATAGATTCTAGTGGCCATAAAGATATCTATTTAATTACAACTCAATTATTTAAGAATCCATTCTATGTTATTTTTTATTCTCTACTTATGATTCCTCTTGGCGCCCATATAAATCATGGCCTATCGAGTGCGTTCAAAACACTAGGATTCTATCGATTAAAGCATATACAAGTTCTAGATAAGTGTAGTCGATTTTTTTCATTAATTATCACTTTCGGCTTCGCAATTATTCCTATTGTTATTTTTATTAGGGAGAAACTGTAA
- a CDS encoding methyl-accepting chemotaxis protein, with product MKQTKLSMNKKTILSFLGIFAMFGIGLAISIYSYYGLVESLKNTVQNDLKMKDSMRTFATNLGEQISHEKEFIISQDPAGVKRFLELAKINEETYTNMKKIDVDYSNEIIWDELYKEFKEHSKNFGNTRSTLKIEGDSKSGLRGELRSYAHDIEKKIKKYDLNPSFMISLLNLRRHEKDFLLRRTKSYVDKAKTESEKIKKELIARKYKQYVYSDVSKSVNDYIRTFDKLYSNQLLLEKYSAIAVKGTKNIFEIIQKNIELIDRKTTERIEESTVLEDKISFFIPILFAVIAAFAYGFQYNFSKSIKKIIVLSERLRDSSQVTEKSSTNMSMASAKVSSSVTQQASAIQETVATLNEITAMVNKSVENAKVSSQKADESQRVALEGKKAVNDMVEAIGQINGNNEDIMKEMNRNNEEIVKIVDVINEISEKTKVINDIVFQTKLLSFNASVEAARAGEHGKGFAVVAEEVGNLAQMSGNAALEIEELLGGSIKKVQSIVDETQVNVKRLISEAQTSITKGVDVSENCGKILDSVVDNVDAVTKMMTEISTASQEQAEGINNISDAMNELDEVTHTNSSIAQETSGFAESLSEQTSILNGIVEELESEVLGKIQNLSADRDRLVDSISSAPVETYSAPEHKVVEDFPVFDSTPAPQVVKDKPAKFVAKSAPVVEDMGFDDPVLEVDSDEYPSEDDARFDKAV from the coding sequence ATGAAACAAACAAAACTGTCAATGAACAAAAAAACGATTCTGAGTTTTCTTGGTATCTTTGCAATGTTTGGAATTGGATTAGCTATCTCAATTTATTCTTACTATGGACTCGTTGAAAGCTTAAAGAATACTGTTCAAAATGACTTGAAAATGAAAGATTCGATGAGAACTTTTGCAACAAATCTTGGAGAACAAATTTCACACGAGAAAGAGTTTATAATTTCACAAGATCCCGCTGGAGTTAAGCGTTTTCTTGAGCTAGCTAAAATAAACGAAGAAACTTATACCAATATGAAAAAAATAGATGTTGATTATTCTAATGAAATCATTTGGGATGAGCTTTATAAAGAGTTTAAAGAACACTCTAAGAATTTTGGTAATACTCGCAGTACTTTAAAGATTGAAGGTGACTCAAAGAGTGGTCTTAGAGGTGAGCTTAGAAGTTACGCTCATGATATTGAAAAAAAGATTAAGAAATACGATTTAAATCCAAGTTTCATGATTTCTCTTCTTAATCTTCGTCGCCACGAAAAAGATTTCCTTTTAAGAAGAACAAAGAGTTATGTAGATAAAGCGAAAACTGAAAGTGAGAAAATTAAGAAGGAGCTAATTGCTCGAAAGTATAAGCAATATGTTTATAGTGATGTGAGTAAGTCTGTTAATGACTACATTCGTACATTTGATAAATTATATTCAAATCAACTACTTTTAGAGAAATATAGTGCTATCGCAGTAAAAGGTACAAAGAATATTTTCGAAATCATTCAAAAAAATATTGAGTTGATTGATAGAAAAACTACTGAAAGAATTGAAGAAAGTACTGTCTTAGAGGATAAAATCAGCTTTTTTATTCCAATTCTTTTTGCTGTGATTGCAGCCTTTGCGTATGGATTTCAGTATAATTTCTCAAAATCAATTAAGAAAATTATTGTACTTAGTGAGAGACTACGTGACTCGTCACAAGTTACTGAAAAGTCTTCAACTAATATGAGTATGGCATCAGCAAAAGTTTCTTCTTCAGTAACTCAACAAGCAAGTGCTATTCAAGAGACTGTTGCTACTCTTAATGAGATTACGGCCATGGTTAATAAAAGTGTTGAGAATGCAAAAGTTTCAAGCCAAAAGGCTGATGAATCACAACGTGTTGCTCTAGAAGGTAAGAAGGCCGTTAATGATATGGTTGAAGCTATTGGACAAATTAACGGTAATAACGAAGATATTATGAAAGAGATGAATCGTAATAATGAAGAGATTGTAAAGATCGTCGATGTTATTAATGAGATCTCTGAAAAAACAAAAGTAATCAACGATATCGTATTCCAGACAAAGCTATTATCTTTTAACGCTTCTGTAGAGGCAGCTCGAGCAGGCGAGCATGGGAAAGGTTTTGCTGTTGTTGCTGAAGAAGTTGGAAATCTTGCTCAGATGAGTGGTAACGCTGCTCTTGAAATTGAAGAACTACTTGGTGGCTCAATTAAGAAAGTACAATCAATTGTTGATGAAACACAAGTGAACGTTAAAAGACTTATTTCAGAAGCTCAAACAAGTATTACTAAAGGTGTTGATGTTTCTGAAAATTGTGGAAAAATTCTAGATAGTGTTGTTGATAATGTTGATGCCGTTACAAAAATGATGACGGAGATTTCAACAGCATCTCAAGAGCAAGCTGAGGGGATCAATAATATCTCAGATGCGATGAATGAACTTGATGAAGTAACTCATACTAACTCAAGTATTGCACAGGAAACTTCTGGTTTTGCAGAAAGCTTGTCTGAACAAACTTCAATCCTAAATGGAATTGTTGAAGAGTTAGAAAGTGAAGTATTAGGAAAAATTCAAAATTTATCGGCAGATAGAGATAGACTTGTTGACTCAATTTCAAGCGCGCCAGTAGAAACTTATTCTGCACCAGAGCACAAAGTGGTTGAAGATTTTCCTGTCTTCGACTCGACTCCAGCACCACAAGTTGTTAAGGATAAGCCAGCAAAGTTCGTTGCAAAGAGTGCACCAGTCGTCGAGGATATGGGGTTTGATGACCCTGTTTTAGAAGTAGACTCTGATGAGTATCCAAGCGAAGACGACGCAAGATTTGATAAAGCAGTATAA
- a CDS encoding response regulator — MEDLKKFSFLIVDDMSTMRKIVKKLLRDLGADRFVEAVDGKDALKKIVENKGGPNEISFIISDWSMPNATGLDLLKTIRGSENFKEMPFVMVTAEQDVAQIQEAIASDVDGYVIKPFDQASFKKRLALAMKKRFPQG, encoded by the coding sequence ATGGAAGATCTTAAGAAGTTTTCTTTTTTAATTGTAGATGACATGAGCACAATGAGAAAGATCGTAAAAAAGTTATTACGTGATTTAGGGGCCGATCGTTTTGTTGAGGCAGTTGATGGAAAAGATGCTCTTAAAAAAATTGTAGAGAATAAAGGTGGACCAAATGAGATATCTTTTATCATCTCTGACTGGAGTATGCCGAATGCTACTGGACTGGATCTGCTAAAAACAATTAGAGGCAGTGAAAACTTCAAAGAGATGCCATTCGTAATGGTTACAGCAGAGCAAGACGTTGCACAAATTCAAGAGGCAATTGCTAGTGATGTAGATGGTTATGTTATTAAACCATTCGATCAAGCATCATTTAAGAAGAGGTTGGCCCTGGCCATGAAGAAAAGGTTTCCACAAGGTTAA
- a CDS encoding chemotaxis protein CheA — protein sequence MDEFELELKMDFLEEAVQLLEDCEESFLELESGVDNTDEHIDKIFRLAHNLKGTSRAVEFSDVAEFTHEMEELILKVKKGEVDICADVIDVFLKCSDHLNNMISTLRDDIEAKFNSDEIIQLIKDVSSADVEHNDLRISNIPDEAEFEASAQEEDEDTYHQEVEEDFEDEELQGILDNEEPVSFDEEVVADARPSQSDMSDLDRLLYGESFDTTEEVKPVEAPVSSTPNDLDTLMSETAPKDPVVDNVVSLDSAAKKEEKKPSSAPAAKVQAAAPKKAAKPEETIRIGISRVEKLNNYVGELVILQTVLSECNDLVADEHVRKSVSHLSKITKEIQDISMKMRMVPLKTTFSKLQRIVRDTSKALGKKVNLTIVGEETEVDKNILEQLSDPLVHIVRNAVDHGLEKSVEDRKAVGKSDAGEIQIKAYHEGNSLVIEVVDDGKGIDPEIIKSKAIEKGVIKNADKLSDQDAINLIFAPGFSTKEAVSEISGRGVGMDVVKKNIQDISGAVEVKSEVGSGSAFRIKLPLTMAIIEGMVTRVSEENYVVPLNLIHETVSVTEENYKKVNNVGGCIVLRGQVLPAFRLSTLLKHNVKEPSVNEIALVVRTEDMDFAIVVDDVLRRQQVVIKSLGNDIKNTQGFMGSSILGNGRPALILDLKELVVNKVSKTKGQRPVSNAA from the coding sequence ATGGATGAGTTTGAATTAGAATTAAAGATGGATTTCCTTGAAGAGGCTGTTCAGCTTCTTGAAGATTGTGAAGAGTCTTTCCTAGAGCTAGAATCGGGTGTCGATAATACAGATGAGCATATCGATAAAATCTTTCGCCTTGCTCACAACCTTAAGGGTACATCAAGGGCCGTTGAGTTTAGTGATGTAGCTGAGTTTACGCATGAGATGGAAGAGCTGATCTTAAAAGTTAAGAAAGGCGAAGTCGATATTTGTGCTGATGTTATTGATGTATTCTTAAAATGTTCAGATCATTTAAATAATATGATCTCAACTCTAAGAGATGATATTGAAGCAAAGTTTAATTCTGATGAGATCATCCAACTTATTAAAGATGTTTCAAGTGCTGATGTTGAGCATAATGACCTGAGAATTTCAAATATTCCTGATGAAGCTGAATTTGAAGCGAGTGCGCAAGAAGAAGATGAAGATACTTATCATCAAGAAGTAGAAGAGGACTTTGAAGACGAAGAACTACAAGGAATTCTTGATAACGAGGAACCTGTAAGCTTTGATGAAGAAGTTGTTGCGGATGCACGTCCGAGTCAATCAGATATGAGTGACCTCGATCGTCTATTATATGGTGAATCTTTTGATACAACAGAAGAAGTAAAGCCTGTTGAAGCACCTGTTTCAAGTACACCAAATGATCTAGATACTTTAATGAGCGAAACAGCTCCTAAAGATCCTGTCGTTGATAATGTTGTAAGTCTAGACTCTGCAGCGAAGAAGGAAGAGAAGAAACCATCTTCAGCTCCTGCTGCGAAAGTTCAGGCGGCAGCTCCAAAAAAGGCCGCAAAACCAGAAGAGACAATTCGTATTGGTATTAGTCGTGTAGAAAAACTTAACAACTATGTTGGAGAACTTGTAATTCTACAAACTGTTTTAAGTGAATGTAACGATCTTGTTGCTGATGAGCACGTAAGAAAAAGTGTTAGTCACTTATCAAAAATTACAAAAGAAATTCAAGATATTTCAATGAAAATGAGAATGGTACCACTTAAAACAACATTCTCTAAATTACAACGTATTGTAAGAGATACATCAAAGGCATTAGGTAAGAAAGTTAATCTTACTATTGTTGGTGAAGAGACGGAAGTTGATAAGAATATTCTAGAGCAACTTTCAGATCCATTAGTTCACATCGTTAGAAATGCAGTCGACCACGGGCTTGAAAAGAGTGTTGAAGATAGAAAAGCCGTTGGTAAGTCTGATGCTGGTGAAATTCAAATCAAAGCTTATCATGAAGGTAATAGTCTTGTGATTGAAGTTGTTGATGATGGAAAAGGGATTGACCCAGAGATTATTAAAAGTAAAGCAATTGAGAAAGGCGTTATTAAAAATGCAGATAAACTAAGTGATCAAGATGCGATTAACTTAATTTTTGCACCAGGTTTTTCAACTAAAGAAGCTGTAAGTGAAATTTCTGGACGTGGTGTAGGGATGGATGTTGTTAAAAAGAATATCCAAGATATCTCAGGGGCCGTTGAAGTTAAGTCTGAGGTCGGTTCTGGTTCTGCCTTTAGAATTAAGCTTCCATTAACAATGGCTATTATTGAAGGGATGGTTACACGAGTTAGTGAAGAAAACTATGTTGTTCCATTGAACTTAATTCATGAGACTGTCTCTGTTACAGAAGAAAACTATAAGAAAGTTAATAATGTTGGAGGATGTATTGTGCTTAGAGGACAAGTACTGCCAGCATTTAGACTTAGTACACTTCTGAAACATAATGTGAAAGAGCCTTCAGTAAATGAGATTGCACTAGTTGTAAGAACTGAAGATATGGATTTTGCAATTGTTGTTGATGATGTTTTAAGACGTCAGCAAGTCGTTATTAAGAGTCTTGGAAATGATATCAAGAATACACAAGGTTTTATGGGAAGCTCTATTCTTGGTAATGGGCGTCCTGCTTTAATCTTAGACTTGAAAGAACTTGTTGTGAATAAAGTAAGTAAAACAAAAGGTCAGAGACCAGTAAGTAACGCAGCTTAA
- a CDS encoding chemotaxis protein CheX, translating to MGMVERITKSHFSVLAFSGDIDLDCVKSLSMIFDAILEDEKDKLIILDFKSVEFVSPKIYNEIFRLFKSAEDKSILIYTINARSKLIRELKSDYADERFNFTDSISKRLQELNLKKKRIELDVNFVNPFIQAAIDTFGVQANLKVLPGKVSKAKDFESYEIGLIGSIDVQNEQFNGRLLICFPDIVFINIYNQIFGEDYTELNEDVKDAIAEFTNITLGQAKATLNQNRGIVIDRAIPSVLLRENFSEIELGKYESLMIPLATKLGSFYIYILLGANE from the coding sequence ATGGGTATGGTAGAGAGAATTACTAAATCTCACTTCTCTGTTTTGGCCTTCTCAGGTGATATCGATCTAGATTGCGTTAAGTCTTTATCGATGATCTTTGATGCGATTCTAGAGGACGAGAAGGATAAGCTAATTATTCTAGATTTTAAGAGTGTCGAATTTGTATCACCAAAAATTTATAATGAAATATTTAGGCTTTTTAAATCTGCAGAAGATAAATCAATTCTGATTTATACAATTAATGCGCGATCAAAATTAATTAGAGAACTTAAAAGTGATTATGCAGATGAACGTTTTAATTTCACAGATTCGATATCGAAAAGACTACAAGAGCTAAATCTTAAAAAGAAGAGAATTGAGCTTGATGTAAACTTTGTTAACCCATTTATTCAAGCAGCAATTGATACATTTGGGGTTCAGGCAAATTTAAAAGTATTACCGGGAAAAGTATCAAAAGCAAAAGATTTTGAAAGTTATGAGATTGGTTTAATTGGATCAATTGATGTTCAAAATGAGCAGTTTAATGGCAGGCTTTTAATTTGTTTTCCAGATATTGTTTTTATCAATATTTATAACCAAATATTCGGAGAAGATTACACTGAGCTTAATGAAGATGTGAAAGATGCAATTGCAGAATTTACAAATATTACATTAGGGCAGGCAAAGGCTACTTTAAATCAAAATAGAGGGATTGTTATTGACCGTGCAATTCCATCAGTTTTACTAAGAGAGAACTTTTCAGAAATTGAGCTAGGCAAATATGAGTCATTAATGATTCCACTAGCAACGAAACTGGGCTCTTTTTATATCTACATCCTATTGGGGGCAAACGAATAA
- a CDS encoding methyl-accepting chemotaxis protein — protein sequence MKGQWTIKKQLIALSATMLAIQLVIAFVGYQSLTSVKSHLYTVFSKRLPSINSLVQADRDFQQMLVAERTLLLEGLTEKQKKALADDYFTNKQQVVDRFKKYTALGDSPKEIEISKKFNEGLEAFERTAAEKFPLNKDGEFKRFNKSQLISNSLGPVNSKFENARDSLDQLQELILGMGDAEFKDADETYSNSIFLMSIISVISLFGSVGICIFMARRIDGRINNIVESISHEGQNLEKVSNTFKNKSVALSSISEQLSAAATETSSSLHEISQMIKSNTDGSNNVASLIQKSQELVTDGVKSLGDLGRGVKDVDSSTTALANTVEKSNSELNEIISVFEEINAKTQVINDIVFQTKLLSFNASVEAARAGENGKGFSVVAEEVGNLAKMSGDSADEISKLLVNSLKRVTEIVDDSSKHVNESLNMSRDKINKSVEISNQCQEVFTQVLRNFDEVSANSNEVANASKEQLIGVEEVSRAMQEISSSASLTNQSAHDLKAASTELSQAVIHIGEDITDLRGLIVAQIRSAARAVNNVVNFHKKSENSETKKAA from the coding sequence ATGAAAGGACAATGGACAATTAAGAAACAACTTATTGCTCTATCAGCTACTATGCTTGCCATACAGCTAGTTATTGCATTTGTGGGATATCAATCATTAACATCAGTGAAGTCACATCTTTATACAGTATTTTCTAAGAGACTTCCTAGTATTAACAGTCTAGTGCAAGCCGACCGTGACTTTCAGCAGATGTTGGTTGCGGAAAGAACGCTACTTCTAGAGGGACTAACTGAAAAACAGAAGAAAGCATTAGCTGATGACTACTTTACTAATAAGCAGCAAGTTGTTGATCGCTTCAAAAAGTATACTGCTCTAGGTGATTCACCTAAGGAAATTGAAATTTCGAAAAAATTTAACGAGGGACTAGAAGCATTTGAAAGAACTGCAGCAGAAAAGTTTCCTCTTAATAAAGATGGTGAGTTTAAGAGATTTAATAAGTCACAATTGATTTCTAATTCTCTTGGGCCAGTTAACTCTAAATTTGAGAATGCAAGAGATAGTTTAGATCAATTACAAGAGCTTATTTTAGGAATGGGAGATGCTGAATTTAAGGACGCAGATGAGACTTATTCTAATTCGATCTTCTTAATGTCTATTATCTCAGTTATTAGCTTATTCGGCTCTGTTGGTATTTGTATTTTTATGGCAAGAAGAATCGATGGACGTATCAATAATATCGTTGAGTCAATTTCTCATGAGGGACAAAATTTAGAGAAAGTATCTAATACTTTTAAAAATAAGTCAGTTGCACTTAGCTCTATTTCTGAGCAACTTTCAGCAGCAGCAACAGAGACATCGAGCTCTTTACATGAGATTTCTCAAATGATTAAGAGCAATACTGATGGATCTAATAATGTAGCTTCTCTGATTCAAAAAAGTCAGGAGCTTGTTACTGATGGTGTAAAGTCTCTAGGAGATTTAGGACGTGGTGTTAAGGATGTTGATAGTAGTACGACTGCACTAGCAAATACTGTTGAAAAGAGTAATAGCGAATTAAATGAAATTATCTCTGTATTTGAAGAAATTAACGCTAAAACACAAGTGATTAACGATATTGTCTTTCAAACAAAGCTACTTTCTTTCAATGCGTCTGTTGAAGCAGCAAGAGCAGGAGAGAACGGTAAAGGTTTTTCTGTTGTAGCAGAAGAAGTAGGGAATCTTGCTAAAATGAGTGGTGACTCTGCTGATGAAATTTCTAAACTACTTGTTAATAGCTTAAAAAGAGTAACTGAGATTGTTGATGATTCAAGTAAGCATGTAAATGAATCATTAAATATGAGTCGAGACAAAATTAACAAAAGTGTTGAGATTAGTAATCAATGTCAGGAAGTATTTACTCAAGTACTAAGAAATTTTGATGAGGTTTCAGCTAACTCTAATGAAGTAGCAAATGCTTCAAAAGAGCAGTTAATTGGGGTCGAAGAAGTTAGTAGAGCAATGCAGGAAATTTCAAGTTCTGCAAGTTTAACAAATCAGTCGGCACATGATCTTAAGGCCGCATCGACAGAGTTAAGCCAAGCTGTTATCCACATTGGTGAAGATATTACTGATTTAAGAGGATTAATTGTTGCTCAAATCAGGTCAGCAGCAAGAGCAGTTAATAATGTTGTAAACTTTCATAAAAAATCAGAAAATTCTGAGACAAAGAAAGCTGCATAA
- the cheB gene encoding chemotaxis-specific protein-glutamate methyltransferase CheB, with protein MSNLARSYIEIAQMMSQETGTHFTSQNDAMVKSRIDKRIVELRLNNAEEYLSLIKTPGSQEKSELVSLLTTHYTFFMREKNQFEFIVKSLPKIVERIKNSGRNSLKIWCAACSKGDEVYSLAMILKKHLREIDPSFKFEILATDICEKSVKHAQKGVYYWKELQKVPKEYLEGNWYRGSGDIAPFVKVSDELKKFCKFKVHNLIDENSAEYRDKYDIILCRNVFIYFNENQIDKVIKKFSNCVTNKGYLFIGISETLRKHEGFQSLGQSIYFKTNHETKRSVRVRQEQVKKILIVDDSSTVRKLIRKCLTGVPGYEVVGEAVDGADGLEKIKELKPNVITLDINMPKMSGHDVLKNLPKDQSLQAIMISSVSKSDGDIVMRCLEDGAFDYLKKPSFDDIFKFKKALLEKIDLAYSSIVKSKSQKLTSWVGTNNFDFSGSQLITIGASTGGTEAIKQLLMRFPKEFPPVLIVQHIPPVFSTAFANRLNELCPFDVVEATDGEEVKNNTVYIAPGGIHMGVVGKSKLMIKLDSETPIYSGHRPSVDYLFENLAKLKGHKVTAALLTGMGADGAKGLLKLKECDTFTITQDEETSVVYGMPKKAFDLGASCISLPLDKITEQILTRVAKN; from the coding sequence ATGAGTAATCTTGCTAGAAGTTATATTGAAATAGCGCAAATGATGTCACAAGAGACAGGGACTCACTTTACATCACAAAATGATGCAATGGTGAAATCTCGCATTGACAAAAGAATTGTAGAGCTTCGTTTAAATAATGCTGAAGAATATCTCTCTCTTATTAAGACTCCTGGTAGTCAAGAGAAGAGTGAGCTAGTTTCACTACTAACGACACACTACACATTCTTTATGCGTGAAAAGAATCAATTCGAATTCATTGTAAAATCTCTTCCTAAGATAGTTGAGCGCATCAAAAATAGTGGCCGAAATAGCCTTAAAATCTGGTGTGCAGCCTGTAGCAAAGGTGATGAAGTATATAGCCTTGCAATGATTTTAAAAAAGCATTTAAGAGAAATAGATCCAAGTTTTAAATTTGAAATTTTGGCCACAGACATTTGCGAAAAATCAGTGAAGCATGCACAAAAAGGTGTTTATTACTGGAAAGAGCTACAAAAAGTTCCTAAAGAGTACTTGGAAGGAAATTGGTATCGCGGTAGTGGTGATATTGCTCCCTTTGTAAAAGTAAGTGATGAGCTTAAAAAATTTTGCAAATTTAAGGTTCATAATTTAATAGATGAAAATAGTGCGGAGTATCGCGATAAGTATGACATTATTCTATGTCGAAATGTCTTTATTTATTTCAATGAAAACCAAATCGATAAAGTTATAAAGAAGTTTTCTAATTGTGTGACAAATAAGGGATATCTTTTTATTGGTATCTCTGAAACACTTAGGAAGCACGAGGGATTCCAAAGTCTTGGGCAGTCAATTTATTTCAAAACAAATCATGAAACTAAAAGAAGTGTTCGAGTTAGGCAAGAGCAAGTTAAGAAAATTCTAATTGTAGATGATTCTAGTACGGTTAGGAAGCTAATTAGAAAATGTCTAACAGGTGTTCCTGGCTACGAAGTTGTTGGTGAAGCAGTTGATGGTGCAGATGGTTTAGAGAAAATCAAAGAGCTTAAACCAAATGTTATTACTCTTGATATCAATATGCCAAAAATGAGTGGTCATGATGTTTTAAAGAACCTTCCAAAAGATCAGTCGCTTCAGGCGATTATGATTAGTTCTGTAAGTAAGAGTGATGGGGATATCGTTATGCGCTGTCTAGAAGATGGTGCTTTTGATTATCTTAAAAAGCCTTCATTTGATGATATCTTTAAGTTTAAAAAGGCCCTTTTAGAAAAAATTGATCTTGCTTATAGCAGTATTGTTAAATCTAAAAGTCAAAAGTTAACTAGCTGGGTAGGAACTAATAATTTTGATTTCTCAGGTAGTCAGTTGATCACAATTGGTGCTTCAACTGGGGGAACTGAGGCGATCAAACAGTTGCTTATGCGTTTCCCTAAGGAATTTCCACCTGTCTTAATTGTACAGCATATTCCACCAGTCTTTTCTACGGCATTTGCAAATCGTTTAAATGAGCTTTGTCCATTTGACGTTGTTGAGGCTACTGATGGTGAAGAAGTTAAAAATAACACCGTCTACATCGCTCCTGGTGGAATTCATATGGGAGTTGTTGGAAAAAGTAAATTAATGATCAAGTTAGATAGTGAAACACCGATATATTCTGGACACCGTCCGAGCGTTGATTATTTGTTCGAAAACTTAGCTAAGCTAAAAGGACATAAAGTTACAGCTGCTCTTTTAACCGGAATGGGAGCTGACGGTGCGAAAGGTTTACTAAAATTGAAAGAGTGCGATACTTTTACAATTACACAAGACGAGGAAACTTCAGTTGTATATGGAATGCCTAAGAAAGCATTTGATTTAGGTGCTTCTTGTATTTCCTTACCACTGGATAAAATTACTGAGCAAATTCTGACGAGGGTTGCGAAGAATTAA